In one Terriglobales bacterium genomic region, the following are encoded:
- a CDS encoding valine--tRNA ligase has product MPHELPKTYDPNAIEPRWAEYWIREKLFEVKTPTPGDSRPVFTILLPPPNVTGRLHMGHMLNQTEMDILTRWHRMRGELALWLPGTDHAGIATQMMVERQLATEGIKRQDLGREKFVERVWCWKKQYGGAIQGQMKRLGASVDWSREYFTMDENLNRAVREVFVRLWEQGLIYRGEYIVNWCPRCLTAISDLEVVHEEHQGKLYEIRYPLADGSGSIHIATTRPETMLGDVAVAVNPNDDRYKNLIGKKLRLPLMNREILIIADELANPEFGTGAVKVTPAHDPNDFIMGKRHNLPMLKIMDESARINANGGAYAGLDRYEARKRVLADLEAQGFLVGIKDHVLSIGKCDRCKTVVEPSLSMQWFIKIQPLADRAVAAVTNGHIRFTPENYKTIYLNWMTNIYDWCISRQLWWGHQIPAWYCTNSGCARAKADLNSQPIVSREEPFKCPDCGWATERETDVLDTWFSSALLPFTSLGWPEHIRDLDVFYPTSLLVTGFDILFFWVARMIMMGCHFMKDMPMADGSGRPDSESVPFREVYIHALVRDAERQKMSKTKGNVIDPIDITEKYGTDAVRFTLAAMASPGTDIAFNESRTEGYRNFANKIWNAARFLFMNIDKASEAGVWSERDLKELIASEAPTASSDLIDRWIEARFQDTAREVNKALTEYRFHEAANLVYQFFWGDLCDLYIEAVKLRLDFSDDRKDSGKQALNHLVKVFESSLRLLSPFMPFITEEIWHALYDQKAPAASIALTRFPTGQELTKEQKRTVEQVDILRELLSDIRNRRVELKVEQREKVPIRVFTADAAVRRLIEGSAEFLRARGSISTIEFARESISKMPGVQTRNAYEVAIVYERKIDVAAEYDRLSKEEKKLESEHANAKRQLGNESFLAKAPANVVEGLRRRYAELEQLLAKTRAALRELENGGASSNGSHG; this is encoded by the coding sequence ATGCCGCACGAGCTTCCCAAAACCTACGATCCCAACGCCATTGAGCCGCGCTGGGCTGAGTACTGGATTCGCGAGAAGCTCTTTGAGGTGAAGACTCCGACTCCGGGCGATTCGCGTCCGGTGTTCACGATTCTTCTTCCTCCGCCCAACGTAACCGGCCGTCTGCACATGGGTCACATGCTCAATCAGACGGAAATGGACATTCTCACGCGCTGGCATCGTATGCGCGGCGAACTTGCTCTCTGGCTTCCCGGAACGGACCACGCTGGCATTGCCACGCAGATGATGGTCGAGCGCCAGCTGGCCACCGAAGGCATTAAACGGCAGGATCTCGGCCGCGAGAAGTTCGTCGAGCGTGTCTGGTGCTGGAAGAAGCAATATGGCGGCGCAATTCAAGGACAGATGAAGCGTCTCGGCGCCTCGGTCGATTGGTCACGCGAGTACTTCACCATGGACGAGAACCTCAACCGCGCCGTGCGTGAGGTCTTTGTCCGCCTGTGGGAACAGGGGCTCATCTACCGCGGCGAGTACATCGTGAACTGGTGTCCGCGATGCCTGACGGCCATCTCCGATCTCGAAGTGGTTCACGAGGAGCACCAGGGAAAACTCTATGAGATTCGTTATCCGCTGGCCGACGGCAGCGGATCGATTCACATTGCCACTACACGTCCGGAAACGATGCTGGGTGATGTCGCGGTCGCGGTGAATCCCAACGACGATCGCTACAAGAATCTGATCGGGAAGAAGCTGCGCCTGCCACTAATGAATCGCGAGATTCTCATCATCGCCGACGAACTCGCGAATCCCGAATTCGGAACTGGTGCAGTGAAGGTAACGCCTGCGCACGATCCCAATGACTTCATCATGGGCAAGCGGCACAACTTGCCGATGCTCAAGATCATGGACGAGTCCGCCCGCATCAACGCAAATGGCGGAGCGTACGCTGGACTCGATCGCTATGAAGCGCGCAAGCGTGTGCTGGCCGATCTCGAAGCACAAGGATTTCTCGTCGGCATAAAGGATCACGTGCTCTCGATCGGCAAATGCGATCGCTGCAAAACCGTGGTTGAGCCGAGCCTCTCGATGCAGTGGTTCATAAAAATTCAGCCACTCGCGGATAGAGCCGTTGCGGCAGTCACGAACGGGCACATCCGCTTCACGCCCGAGAACTACAAGACCATCTACCTGAACTGGATGACCAACATTTATGACTGGTGCATTTCTCGCCAGCTCTGGTGGGGTCACCAGATTCCGGCGTGGTACTGCACAAACAGTGGGTGTGCGCGTGCGAAGGCCGATCTGAATTCGCAGCCGATCGTCAGCCGCGAAGAACCGTTCAAGTGTCCCGATTGCGGATGGGCGACCGAGCGCGAGACCGACGTGCTCGACACGTGGTTCTCGTCGGCACTGCTGCCTTTCACGTCCCTGGGCTGGCCCGAGCACATCCGCGATCTCGATGTCTTCTATCCGACGTCGCTGCTGGTGACCGGCTTTGACATTCTCTTCTTCTGGGTGGCGCGCATGATCATGATGGGCTGCCACTTCATGAAAGACATGCCGATGGCCGACGGCAGCGGGCGTCCCGACTCGGAATCAGTGCCATTTCGGGAGGTGTACATTCACGCTCTCGTGCGTGACGCCGAGCGGCAGAAGATGTCGAAGACCAAAGGCAATGTGATCGATCCCATCGACATCACCGAGAAATATGGAACGGACGCCGTGCGCTTCACGCTCGCTGCAATGGCATCTCCAGGCACCGACATAGCGTTCAACGAGAGCCGCACGGAAGGGTACCGGAATTTCGCCAATAAGATCTGGAACGCCGCGCGCTTTCTGTTCATGAACATCGATAAGGCAAGCGAGGCGGGTGTGTGGAGCGAGAGAGATCTCAAAGAGCTAATTGCCAGTGAAGCTCCAACTGCCTCCTCTGATCTGATCGATCGCTGGATTGAGGCGCGTTTTCAAGACACCGCACGTGAGGTCAATAAAGCATTAACCGAGTATCGCTTTCATGAGGCCGCGAATCTCGTTTATCAGTTCTTCTGGGGCGACCTTTGCGATCTGTATATCGAAGCGGTGAAGCTGCGCCTGGATTTTTCAGATGATCGAAAGGATTCAGGCAAGCAGGCGCTGAATCATCTCGTCAAAGTGTTCGAAAGCTCTTTACGTTTGCTCTCACCCTTCATGCCGTTCATTACAGAGGAAATCTGGCATGCGCTATACGACCAGAAAGCGCCGGCAGCATCGATCGCGCTTACTCGGTTCCCAACTGGGCAGGAGTTGACCAAGGAGCAGAAGCGCACTGTCGAACAAGTCGATATCTTGCGAGAGCTACTGTCCGACATTCGTAACCGTCGCGTAGAGCTGAAGGTTGAACAACGAGAGAAGGTGCCGATTCGCGTTTTCACGGCAGACGCTGCAGTTCGCAGACTCATTGAAGGCAGCGCCGAGTTCCTGCGGGCACGCGGCTCGATCAGCACAATCGAATTTGCCCGCGAGAGCATCTCGAAAATGCCTGGCGTGCAAACGAGAAATGCCTATGAAGTGGCGATTGTGTATGAGAGAAAAATCGATGTTGCCGCCGAATACGACCGCCTGTCCAAAGAGGAGAAGAAGCTCGAATCAGAACACGCCAACGCCAAACGTCAGCTCGGTAATGAGAGCTTCCTCGCAAAAGCGCCAGCCAATGTTGTAGAAGGTCTGCGGCGGCGGTACGCCGAATTGGAGCAGCTCCTGGCTAAGACAAGAGCCGCTCTGCGAGAACTCGAGAACGGCGGGGCAAGTTCAAACGGAAGCCACGGGTAG
- the accC gene encoding acetyl-CoA carboxylase biotin carboxylase subunit, whose translation MFKKILIANRGEIALRVICACKELGVQTVAVYSEADRNSLPVRFADEAICIGPPRSAESYLNIPAVISAAEIANVEAIHPGYGLLSENANFAEVCETSHLKFIGPPPEVMRLMGEKEKARVAMKKAGVPILPGSEGIIQSEDDALQWVRQVGLPVILKASAGGGGRGMRVVRSAEELPKLYQAAHSEAAAAFGNGDLYMEKFIERPRHIEFQIIADEHGKVMTLGERECSIQRRHQKLIEESPSTKVTPKLRKEISDKLESCLGEIGYVNAGTIEFLMDEDGSLYFIEMNTRIQVEHPVTEMVTGVDLVKAQIRIASGEKLSDIITAPIEIRGHSIECRINAEHPEKFTPSAGKITAFNMPGGTGVRVDTAAYTEGVIPPYYDSLIAKLITHGKDRAEAVARMSRALEMFIVEGIHTTIPLHRRIMQNADFQVARFDTKFMERFLDQNGAGAAKSKASS comes from the coding sequence ATGTTCAAGAAGATCCTGATTGCCAATCGTGGGGAAATTGCACTGCGCGTGATTTGCGCCTGCAAGGAGTTGGGCGTCCAAACTGTCGCAGTCTACAGCGAGGCCGACCGCAATTCGCTCCCCGTCCGCTTTGCCGATGAGGCCATCTGCATTGGTCCTCCCCGCTCTGCCGAGAGTTACCTCAACATTCCAGCAGTCATTAGCGCCGCTGAAATCGCTAATGTTGAAGCCATTCATCCGGGATATGGCCTCCTGAGCGAAAACGCTAACTTTGCAGAGGTGTGCGAAACGTCACACCTGAAGTTCATCGGACCGCCGCCTGAGGTCATGCGCCTAATGGGCGAAAAAGAAAAAGCGCGCGTAGCGATGAAGAAAGCTGGCGTGCCCATCTTGCCTGGGTCCGAGGGCATAATCCAGAGCGAGGATGACGCGCTGCAGTGGGTCAGGCAGGTCGGATTGCCGGTAATTCTCAAGGCCTCAGCCGGAGGTGGTGGTCGAGGTATGCGCGTGGTACGGTCGGCAGAAGAACTGCCGAAGCTGTACCAAGCAGCGCATTCCGAGGCCGCAGCCGCATTCGGGAATGGCGATCTCTACATGGAGAAGTTCATCGAGAGACCTCGCCACATCGAGTTTCAAATTATCGCCGATGAGCATGGAAAAGTGATGACGCTGGGCGAACGTGAGTGCAGCATTCAGCGGCGACATCAGAAGCTCATTGAAGAATCGCCTTCGACGAAAGTTACGCCAAAACTCCGAAAGGAGATTAGCGACAAACTTGAAAGCTGCCTGGGTGAGATCGGATACGTCAACGCAGGCACTATCGAGTTCCTCATGGACGAAGACGGCAGCCTGTACTTCATCGAGATGAACACGCGTATTCAGGTCGAGCACCCGGTTACGGAGATGGTCACCGGAGTCGATCTTGTGAAGGCGCAAATCAGGATCGCCTCCGGCGAGAAACTAAGCGACATCATTACCGCTCCGATCGAGATACGCGGTCACTCCATCGAGTGCCGCATAAACGCGGAGCATCCCGAAAAGTTCACACCGTCGGCGGGCAAGATCACGGCTTTCAATATGCCCGGTGGCACAGGTGTGCGCGTCGATACGGCTGCCTATACCGAAGGTGTGATCCCACCGTATTACGATTCACTAATCGCAAAGCTCATCACACACGGAAAAGATCGCGCCGAGGCAGTTGCTCGCATGTCGCGAGCCCTGGAGATGTTCATTGTCGAGGGCATCCACACCACTATTCCTCTCCATCGGCGCATCATGCAGAACGCTGATTTTCAGGTCGCCCGATTCGATACGAAATTCATGGAGCGTTTCCTGGACCAGAACGGAGCGGGAGCTGCGAAGAGCAAAGCAAGCAGCTAG
- the accB gene encoding acetyl-CoA carboxylase biotin carboxyl carrier protein, whose translation MNQKELKELIEFLKEQDIAEFELERGDVKVRIKRGTPVAIAPIQLPISAPTVSTAVGSPPVAPPAAPSTPKSADEGLHQVKSPIVGTFYESPSPGSPPFVKPGDTVEAGQVLCIIEAMKLMNEIEADASGEIVKRLVNNGQPVEYGQPLFSIRPR comes from the coding sequence ATGAATCAAAAAGAGCTCAAAGAGCTGATCGAGTTTCTTAAAGAACAGGACATCGCTGAATTCGAGCTGGAGCGCGGCGACGTAAAGGTACGCATCAAGCGCGGGACGCCAGTGGCGATTGCCCCTATCCAGTTGCCCATTTCGGCCCCAACCGTTTCTACCGCGGTGGGATCTCCACCAGTTGCGCCGCCCGCGGCTCCATCTACACCTAAATCAGCCGATGAAGGATTGCATCAGGTGAAGTCTCCCATTGTGGGAACGTTTTACGAATCGCCGTCTCCCGGATCGCCACCATTTGTTAAGCCGGGAGACACGGTGGAAGCCGGCCAAGTGCTCTGCATTATCGAAGCCATGAAGTTGATGAACGAAATCGAAGCCGATGCCAGCGGTGAGATCGTGAAGCGGCTGGTCAACAACGGACAGCCCGTCGAATACGGACAGCCTCTATTCAGTATTCGTCCGCGCTGA
- a CDS encoding Xaa-Pro peptidase family protein, with the protein MMVANNRQLLLEASIGQEGLDTILITSLPNIRYLCGFTGSSGALANARERWMFFTDGRYTEQAKRQVKGASVQIGSHSPAIGAARWIAERIGKRPTARIGIEGEHVSFATEKRIDSALRASLRRSGYQVVPTTNLVENLRIRKDKGEIKQIRNAVRLASGILPDLLRRITSSISENEVAAELEFLARRGGAEKMSFETIVASGPNSALPHARPTRRKIGGGFVVLDYGVILAGYCSDMTRTVWVGRATGEARQRYSAVLEAQLAAIAAVAPGVEAQAVDGAARDVLRKHKLDKYFTHSLGHGVGLEIHEAPRLAKGQTQKLEPGMVVTIEPGVYIPGKGGVRIEDMVLVTKTGCEVLTPTPKEFLVL; encoded by the coding sequence ATGATGGTTGCAAACAACCGGCAGCTGTTGCTGGAAGCGTCGATCGGGCAAGAAGGCCTCGATACCATTCTGATAACCAGTTTGCCCAATATCCGATACCTCTGCGGGTTTACAGGCAGTTCCGGCGCTCTTGCTAACGCAAGAGAGAGGTGGATGTTCTTCACGGATGGTCGATACACTGAACAAGCGAAGCGTCAGGTAAAAGGCGCGTCCGTCCAGATCGGCTCGCATTCCCCGGCAATTGGCGCCGCACGATGGATCGCCGAACGCATCGGGAAAAGACCGACAGCCAGGATCGGCATCGAAGGGGAGCACGTAAGCTTCGCGACAGAGAAGCGTATTGATTCGGCGCTGCGCGCTTCGCTGCGTCGCTCCGGATATCAGGTAGTCCCAACCACGAATCTCGTCGAGAATCTCCGGATCAGGAAGGACAAAGGCGAAATAAAGCAGATTCGCAATGCCGTCCGGCTCGCCTCCGGCATTTTGCCCGATCTCCTCCGGCGGATAACGTCTTCGATCAGCGAGAACGAAGTTGCTGCAGAACTCGAGTTTCTCGCCCGTCGCGGCGGCGCCGAAAAAATGAGCTTCGAGACGATTGTCGCTTCCGGGCCCAATTCAGCTTTGCCGCACGCACGACCCACACGCCGCAAGATCGGGGGCGGATTCGTAGTCCTCGATTACGGTGTTATACTCGCCGGTTATTGTTCCGACATGACGCGCACCGTCTGGGTGGGTCGCGCGACCGGGGAAGCGCGGCAGAGATACTCGGCGGTGCTCGAAGCGCAGCTTGCAGCTATTGCGGCTGTGGCTCCTGGAGTCGAGGCGCAGGCGGTCGACGGGGCGGCGCGCGACGTGCTGCGCAAACATAAGCTGGACAAATACTTTACTCACTCGCTTGGCCATGGAGTTGGCCTGGAAATCCATGAGGCTCCGCGGCTGGCGAAGGGACAAACTCAGAAGCTCGAGCCCGGGATGGTCGTGACCATCGAACCGGGCGTTTACATTCCGGGTAAGGGCGGCGTAAGAATCGAAGACATGGTGCTGGTTACGAAAACGGGGTGTGAAGTGCTCACTCCAACTCCGAAGGAGTTCTTAGTCCTCTGA
- the pilQ gene encoding type IV pilus secretin PilQ, with protein sequence MRLKQLLCGGLALPLFTTLALADSQLTNISVQNDRGAAVVTIHANGTFTHNEYRPADNLLLVDFPGAKVGALDSNPHPVTIPGISSYQVHSYKAANGSEVARVEFALAPHTNIRFSEQANALILRVSSEAEKAANVDATDSNQPAASIASATQSLAARAEAVQFRGEAQRVQVRGVSIVRGHDGTDVEIRATGPLNPKVLTLKSPDRLVIDLPNAVPETRTHNIPVHATDLNMVRMSQFQANPPTTRVVLDLKSPQGFALAKMNNKLIVSLHPLVAAEAVASTANSGVPKPAAASSTPKLAANVALQHAAQHYVVVDPEYHRVAHSSDDDVSTPAEKASAAAKILGAAPPVEIPLTSKTSAEMKPELMKAAMMQAAQSSSSSQAVSALASTTNCNTGRYTGEPISVNLKDVDLKDFFRLIHEISGLNVVLDPGVNGTLTIVLDDVPWDQALAIVLQNNSLQCQLNGNVLRIALPDTLRKEADAIRATQEAQALAVDRVTVTRYLSYGTAKNVVPTLKAFLSKRGDIIADDRTNSIIIQDIPSVIPGIDRLIKELDRKSQQVEIEARVVASTRSFARDLGTQVGFGVGNNVFAVGGNTSAGTSDIQAGGPQTPHYIIVGTNQIPLFSNLGVTGPTSALTVVNATNNYRLDVILTAAETRGLLKILSRPRVVTQNNAPALVRQGVRIPIVTAAQLGGPPTTTYIDAFLRLQVTPQITAENTIFLNVDVENTTPNFAVQISGNPELITQQATTQVLVSDGGTVVIGGVIQTTDSITRDQVPFLGDVPVLGNLFRRKAVSTSTQELIFFITPRILQS encoded by the coding sequence ATGAGGCTGAAGCAACTTCTATGTGGTGGGCTGGCGTTGCCCCTTTTTACAACGCTTGCTCTCGCCGACTCGCAGTTGACCAACATCAGCGTGCAGAACGACCGCGGCGCTGCTGTGGTCACCATTCATGCGAACGGCACTTTCACGCACAACGAGTACAGACCCGCAGACAACTTGCTCCTGGTAGATTTTCCGGGAGCGAAGGTGGGTGCTCTGGACTCGAATCCTCATCCGGTGACCATTCCCGGAATCAGCTCATATCAAGTTCATTCGTATAAGGCCGCCAATGGTAGCGAGGTGGCTCGAGTAGAGTTTGCGCTCGCCCCGCACACAAACATCCGTTTTTCAGAGCAAGCCAATGCTTTGATTCTCCGTGTGAGTTCAGAAGCTGAGAAGGCGGCGAACGTCGACGCTACCGATAGCAATCAGCCGGCAGCTTCAATTGCCTCCGCGACCCAGTCGCTTGCAGCGCGGGCAGAGGCGGTACAGTTCCGCGGAGAAGCGCAGCGCGTGCAAGTACGAGGCGTCTCGATCGTGCGTGGTCATGATGGAACCGATGTAGAAATACGCGCAACGGGTCCGCTCAATCCCAAGGTTTTGACGTTGAAGTCGCCGGACCGGCTTGTAATTGATTTGCCGAACGCCGTGCCGGAAACACGCACACACAATATCCCTGTGCATGCGACTGATCTCAACATGGTTCGCATGTCGCAGTTTCAGGCAAATCCCCCGACCACGCGAGTAGTGCTCGACCTCAAATCCCCCCAGGGCTTCGCGCTCGCGAAGATGAACAATAAGCTCATCGTCAGCCTTCATCCTCTTGTGGCCGCCGAAGCGGTTGCGAGCACGGCAAACTCCGGAGTTCCCAAGCCGGCCGCAGCTTCGAGCACGCCCAAGCTGGCGGCCAATGTTGCTCTCCAACACGCAGCGCAGCATTACGTCGTAGTCGATCCGGAATATCACCGCGTAGCCCATTCCAGCGATGATGACGTTTCCACGCCGGCAGAAAAGGCGAGCGCGGCCGCGAAGATCCTTGGCGCAGCTCCTCCCGTGGAGATTCCGCTCACCAGCAAAACGTCGGCGGAGATGAAGCCGGAGTTGATGAAAGCGGCGATGATGCAGGCTGCACAAAGTTCGAGCAGTTCTCAGGCGGTCAGTGCTCTGGCAAGCACAACCAACTGCAATACCGGTCGTTACACAGGTGAGCCAATTTCGGTAAACCTGAAAGATGTCGACCTCAAGGATTTCTTCCGGCTCATTCATGAGATCAGCGGGCTGAATGTTGTGCTTGACCCAGGCGTGAATGGAACGTTGACGATTGTGCTCGACGATGTGCCGTGGGACCAGGCGCTCGCAATCGTCCTGCAGAACAATTCGCTGCAATGCCAATTGAACGGCAATGTACTGCGAATTGCACTTCCAGATACATTGCGCAAGGAAGCTGATGCAATCCGTGCTACGCAAGAAGCTCAAGCCCTGGCCGTAGATCGCGTCACCGTAACGCGGTATCTTAGCTATGGAACCGCCAAGAACGTTGTGCCCACTCTGAAGGCGTTTCTATCAAAGCGGGGCGACATCATTGCCGACGACCGCACGAATTCGATCATTATTCAGGACATCCCCAGCGTTATTCCAGGAATTGATCGACTCATCAAAGAACTCGATCGGAAATCGCAGCAGGTGGAAATTGAGGCGCGTGTCGTTGCGTCGACTCGAAGCTTTGCCCGTGATCTCGGGACGCAGGTTGGATTTGGAGTCGGAAACAATGTCTTCGCTGTCGGCGGCAATACTTCGGCAGGAACGTCGGACATTCAAGCCGGTGGCCCACAGACGCCTCATTACATCATCGTCGGGACGAACCAAATTCCTTTATTCAGCAACCTTGGCGTGACCGGTCCCACCAGTGCTCTCACCGTCGTGAATGCGACTAACAACTATCGATTGGACGTGATCCTCACAGCGGCTGAGACGCGTGGGTTGCTGAAAATACTTTCCCGTCCAAGAGTCGTGACGCAGAATAATGCGCCTGCTCTGGTTCGTCAGGGCGTTCGCATTCCGATCGTCACGGCAGCACAGTTAGGCGGGCCGCCCACGACGACTTACATCGACGCCTTTCTGCGGTTGCAGGTGACTCCGCAGATCACGGCGGAGAATACAATTTTCCTGAACGTCGATGTTGAGAACACGACGCCTAACTTCGCCGTTCAGATTTCAGGTAATCCTGAACTCATCACTCAGCAGGCTACAACTCAGGTTCTTGTAAGCGATGGGGGCACAGTTGTAATAGGTGGCGTCATTCAGACCACCGATAGCATTACGCGCGATCAAGTGCCCTTCCTCGGAGATGTTCCTGTATTGGGAAATCTTTTCCGCCGGAAGGCAGTCAGCACATCCACCCAGGAGCTGATCTTCTTCATTACACCGAGAATCCTGCAGTCATAG
- the pilO gene encoding type 4a pilus biogenesis protein PilO, with translation MAKFNELPFIARLGVLIAAGAAIFAAAWYGFIPNMTGLAAMRAANDAAMEKVKAQEADNARLKPYEGQLKQLEVQIESLQRQMERQKEIVPEDKSADQFIRDLQNDAQETGVEIRSYVSKPENAKQYYTEVPFDIEVDGPYFAMLNFFEKVGTMERIVNIDGLKMSGIGSKAPSVVKRKYQYAPGETVVVSCTAKTFFSHGSAAKPATTAPGQPVKQAS, from the coding sequence ATGGCGAAATTCAACGAACTTCCATTCATTGCGCGACTCGGAGTACTGATCGCGGCGGGCGCGGCGATCTTCGCTGCCGCTTGGTACGGTTTTATCCCGAACATGACGGGTTTGGCGGCGATGCGGGCGGCGAACGACGCGGCCATGGAAAAAGTCAAGGCTCAGGAAGCAGACAATGCCCGGCTGAAGCCCTACGAGGGACAGCTTAAGCAGCTCGAAGTGCAAATCGAATCTCTGCAGCGGCAGATGGAACGACAGAAGGAGATCGTTCCTGAAGACAAGAGTGCCGATCAGTTCATCCGCGATTTGCAGAACGACGCTCAGGAGACCGGTGTTGAGATTCGCAGTTATGTGTCAAAACCGGAAAATGCCAAGCAGTATTACACCGAAGTTCCGTTCGACATCGAGGTGGACGGCCCGTACTTCGCGATGCTCAACTTCTTCGAAAAAGTTGGCACGATGGAGCGCATCGTGAACATCGATGGTTTGAAGATGTCGGGCATCGGGAGCAAGGCTCCATCCGTGGTTAAGCGCAAGTATCAGTATGCGCCCGGAGAGACGGTCGTAGTCTCCTGTACCGCCAAAACATTCTTCAGCCACGGGTCGGCTGCGAAGCCGGCGACTACGGCTCCCGGCCAACCGGTGAAACAGGCGAGTTAA
- a CDS encoding PilN domain-containing protein has product MIRINLLGKPKSKTKRSAAATGLEFEATGSPNSVNALAAIIVLAVTGAAIWWYQGQLTSEAARIKAQMNRAQQEAQKLAETKARFQQRQAVRDEYEGRVKVIDSLRAAQTGPVDLMTMVSATVNKTDEVWLNAMTDAGDKVDVSGVALSTTGVANLMTNLMKTGYFKSVEIKETYQDEQQTKIQAFNFSLICEKQSVNAGKKS; this is encoded by the coding sequence ATGATTCGCATCAATCTGCTCGGCAAACCGAAATCGAAAACCAAACGTTCGGCTGCAGCCACCGGACTCGAATTCGAAGCGACAGGGTCGCCGAATTCCGTCAACGCACTTGCGGCCATCATCGTTCTGGCCGTGACTGGCGCAGCGATCTGGTGGTATCAGGGGCAGCTAACGTCTGAAGCGGCCCGGATCAAAGCGCAGATGAATCGAGCGCAGCAGGAAGCGCAAAAGCTCGCAGAGACAAAGGCTCGATTCCAACAGCGCCAGGCGGTGAGGGACGAATATGAAGGCCGCGTAAAGGTGATCGATTCGTTGCGCGCAGCCCAAACCGGCCCGGTTGATTTGATGACCATGGTCAGCGCGACGGTAAACAAAACCGATGAGGTCTGGCTCAACGCGATGACCGACGCCGGCGACAAGGTAGATGTGTCTGGTGTGGCGCTCAGCACAACTGGCGTCGCTAACCTGATGACGAACTTGATGAAGACTGGTTATTTCAAGTCGGTCGAAATCAAAGAAACATATCAGGATGAACAACAGACGAAAATTCAGGCCTTCAACTTCAGCCTGATCTGCGAAAAGCAATCCGTGAACGCAGGAAAGAAATCGTAG
- the pilM gene encoding type IV pilus assembly protein PilM — protein sequence MFGFGSQKSIVGLDIGSSSIKAVELKKVKGEVHVSHIGLERLGSDIVVDSMIVDSGSVSSAISKLFSERKFSSKLVATAVSGHSVIVKKIAMQTVPEEEVPDILQTEAAQYIPFDMNDVNIDYQVLSDNPDEPQMDVLLAAVKKDKILNYTNVLSLAGKVPEVVDIDAFALQNCYEYNYEPSPTSTVALLNLGASVMNINIVKGSTPLFTRDVSVGGNQYTDALQKELDLSFDDAEGFKLGEKVAKVSDDAKLPVLQQVTEIIVLEIQKTFDFFRATAAGQHIEKIYLAGGSSIVPGLTEALRQEFSMPVEILNPFQRIQRNGSSSNMELIERNAGQLAVAVGLALRSFETL from the coding sequence ATGTTCGGATTCGGATCGCAAAAATCAATTGTCGGCCTGGACATCGGTTCGAGCAGCATCAAGGCTGTCGAGCTGAAGAAGGTCAAAGGCGAAGTCCACGTTTCCCATATTGGGCTTGAGAGGCTGGGATCGGATATTGTCGTGGACTCGATGATCGTCGACTCAGGCAGCGTATCGAGTGCCATCTCGAAGCTGTTCAGCGAGCGCAAGTTCAGCTCGAAGCTGGTCGCGACAGCGGTGAGCGGTCACTCGGTCATTGTCAAGAAGATCGCTATGCAGACAGTTCCGGAAGAGGAAGTTCCGGATATTCTGCAGACCGAAGCGGCGCAATACATCCCATTCGATATGAACGACGTGAATATCGACTACCAGGTCCTTTCCGACAACCCGGACGAGCCGCAGATGGATGTGCTCCTCGCCGCAGTGAAGAAAGACAAAATTCTGAACTATACGAACGTGCTCTCGCTCGCGGGCAAGGTTCCTGAGGTCGTTGACATCGACGCTTTCGCGTTGCAGAACTGCTATGAGTACAACTACGAGCCATCTCCTACTTCGACTGTTGCCTTATTGAATCTGGGCGCGAGCGTGATGAACATCAACATCGTCAAGGGCAGCACGCCGCTATTTACCCGCGACGTCAGCGTTGGCGGAAATCAGTACACCGACGCGCTGCAGAAGGAACTCGATCTCAGCTTCGACGATGCCGAAGGTTTCAAGCTGGGTGAGAAGGTTGCCAAAGTCAGCGACGATGCCAAGCTGCCGGTGTTGCAGCAGGTGACCGAGATCATTGTCCTGGAAATCCAGAAGACTTTCGACTTTTTCCGCGCGACAGCCGCGGGGCAGCACATCGAGAAAATTTACCTGGCAGGTGGTTCGTCCATTGTTCCCGGACTCACTGAAGCCTTGCGCCAGGAGTTCTCGATGCCGGTAGAGATTCTGAATCCGTTCCAACGAATTCAGCGCAACGGAAGCAGTTCCAACATGGAACTCATTGAAAGAAATGCAGGCCAGTTGGCGGTAGCGGTCGGCCTCGCCCTCAGGAGTTTTGAGACGCTATGA
- a CDS encoding helix-turn-helix domain-containing protein → MAADSREVMNIRQASQYLGVSPDTLYKYVSEERIPAFKLGNRWKFKKTILDQWMEEKSTAGETKSTKKKPRAARAAAGA, encoded by the coding sequence ATGGCAGCAGATTCGCGTGAAGTGATGAACATCCGCCAGGCGTCGCAGTACCTGGGCGTTAGTCCCGACACGCTCTACAAGTACGTTTCTGAGGAACGGATCCCCGCGTTCAAGCTCGGCAACCGCTGGAAATTCAAGAAAACCATCCTCGACCAGTGGATGGAAGAGAAAAGCACGGCTGGGGAAACCAAGAGCACCAAGAAGAAGCCCAGGGCGGCGCGGGCTGCCGCAGGGGCTTAA